The sequence aaggcgcaggaactcacaacttgtcaatcttttatttatttatttatttgtttgtttatttatttgtttatttatttatttatttgtcattttttattggagaaataaaatatttttatgtgcttcccccctaaagatgaacttacttctgagtagacatgcatagaattgggctgtcaatctccacatccccttccccctagctactttttctacacatgggaaaaaatactgtacaggcgcacttgtagcatgtagtatatagtgtggcactacttcgaggagaggaagcagtgaatggattccggaaaatggcttacatgatttccatgtagtaaaattactctaagcaaccatgggagtaagaacaaaaaaggaattcttacacaagaggggtccttaggtgcacacagaaacagctacgtttgtaaacaagcgattaaatgtggtttaattcaggtatcaggatactctgtctttgggaaggcgcttggcatgcaattgtatgttctctgctgccctgagcagctgctgtgcattgctggagaggagctgcaagcgctggctggtggagggcatgcttgtggaggaaggatgaggaggatctctggcaaggctggacagcacgttgtacacacgtagaatcccttttcacctgcccttagcatgtgaaaacaggtgcagatatgtatctctgccaggattaagagcccaatcctaggtatgtctactctgaagtaagtctcattctagtcaatggagcttactcccaggaaagtgcctaggatttcagcctaagagcccaatcctatgcatgtctacttagaagtccactttagtgaatggggcttactgtggataggatggcagccttagagtccaatcctgtgcctgtctactcagaagtaagttccattatagtgaatagaacttactgtggataggatggcagcctcagagccaaagcctatggctgtctactaaaaagtcagttccattagaggcagtggggcttcctcccaggaaagtgtggacaggactgcagcctcagagcccctcctgtgcctgtctcctcagaagtcagtcccattagagtcaatggggctcactgtgccctcgcacttgtcagccagagttgcctggtgcaggaggaagcctgcctgggaaaggatggggtggggggagaagaggagccctatgggggggggttgtgctgggctgggcggaggaggctggggggacccttgttcagtggctgcgcttttgaggggagggaggctgggctgggaggcCTGCAGGGCAACCTTCTCTTGTCATGGTTGCAGTGCTATAATGACACCCCAGCTGCAGCCACATCGACCATTTCGGCTCACTGTTGTCTTGAATCTGGAAAGTTCTGGGCTTCCCCAATGCAATGCAGAATGCCCTTACTTATGCATAAGTAGTGTGGCATGAAAGTCTTTCCCTACTGATTTTCTTTTTCACAATGCTTTTTCACAATGGGCAATTTTGTGGCGTGGCCTAGAGTTATGCTGATTAGTCTTATTGATGAGCCAACCTGAGAGTTATTGgcttcagggccaaactagacaatgCGTTGAAAATCCATGATGAGATTTCCCAATGTATTGTTCTCCATAAATGCAGGGGTGAGAGGGCCCAATTTGGATTGGGGTGTCATGCTAAAGAATATGAATTAGTTCTGGGTGGGGGTGTCTGAATTAGTATTAGAGGGAGGAGTCATTGGCCCTCTAACCCTTTCTCCTGGGATGGGGGAAACACCTGACCCTGAATGACAGCCCTAATCCAAATTAGGCCACTTTTAACAAAGCAAGTGTTAGAATATCCAATCATGAATCTCTCAATATCTAgtgtgggaggctgcaggaggactTAAAACCAATTTTTGAGCTTGCGTAGTATAATTGCCAAGTTACAGGATTCACACAGCCATGACCATCACTATTGATCTgatacaaacattaaaaaatgttCATAGGCTAGAGAACTCACAAGCAGATTTTGTACAAGAACAGCTTCTGTTGTGATCAAGACAGGTCTTGGGTAATAGGTCTCCACTTGGGGCCCTAGAGAGCTGCATGGGCCAACCAGAAAGATAAGCCTGGACTAAATGCCTATACATTCAAATGACTCAATTAGCCACATCTGAATTTTATCTAAATTACAGCCAAAAGAAATTGGTTCATTGAAGCCTTCATTTGCTGGCCCAAACCATGTTTTCTAGGATATGTTTGGTGCCTGCTTATATTCCTGTGTTTGTCTTGTCTTCCACAGGTCTTAAGACCAGCCGTCCACTGTAGGCACCATGGCCTCGCCTCCCAGTGGCTGTGGCAACATAGGCAGTGACTATTACCTCCTCTGTGACACCGACAAGGACTGGGGCATCATTCTGGAGTCCTTGGCTACAGCTGGTGCTGTTGTCTCAATCATCCTCATATTTGTCCTCCTGTTCCTAATCTGTAAAACCCAAGACAACACAAAGCGAAGCCTGATCCCTGTCCAGTTCCTCTTTCTCCTGGGCACTCTGGGAATCTTTGGCCTCACTTTTGCCTTCATCATCAGGCTCAATGAGAACACCGCCCCCACGCGTTATTTCCTTTTCGGGGTTCTCTTTGCCCTCTGCTTCGCCTGCCTCCTAGCCCACGCCTTTGACCTCATCAAGCTGGTGAGAGGAAAAACCCGTCTCTCGGCCTTAGTGTTGCTGGTTATTGCCATCAGCCTCACCATTGTGCAGATTATCATAGCCATCCAGTACGTAGCCATCAATATCTCGGCACTGAGGTCACTGAAGCAGAATGAAATGGATGAAGAAAGACGCAGTGACTTCCTTTTGCTGCTCATCTACGTGCTTTTCCTGATGGCCCTCCTCTTTGTAGTCTCCATGTTTGTTTTCTGTGGGTCCTATAAAAGGTGGAAGCGCCACGGCGCACACATCTTTGTCACCATCTTGTTCTCCATAGCCATCTGGGTGGCGTGGATCACGGTGTTGCTGAGAGGCAAACCAGATTCAGTGAAGCGGTCTGACTGGGATGATCCTGTCATCAGCATTGCTCTGGTGGTGAACGGATGGGTCTTTTTGATCATGTATGTGGTGCCTGAACTCTGTTTCCTCACTTCGCCACGGAGACCTGGAGACTACCCTCCAGAGAACAATTTCTGCCAACCTAAAGTCCTGAAAAAGACTTCTGGAGTGGAGAATCAAGCCTATGCACAGGAGGTCAACGCACAAGGTATGATAAAACAAAGCAGTCCATATGTGTGGTATTGGTAGATGTTGTGGGTGGGAGATTTGGCCAAACAGAAAGGAATCAGGTTGTTTTCAGTGCAGAACTGAACAGAATTAAGAAGCCCGAGATGTTTCCATGTCATAACTTTCTACAATCCCACTTGGTGTGTAGAATACAAAAAAGGGCCACACAATAAGTGGCTTTGGAAAAGTCAGATACCTCTTTGCTCTAGGTGGGAAGACAGTTGCCCAGAGATGTCAGTTGTGGGAGCCCATTATCAGGCCTAAAAACAAGGGAAGGAACAGCTCAAGCCATTCTTGTATTTCTAAAAATGGGTTTGATTTATTTCTAAAATTTACCATTTGCCTGCAATAGTATATGGCCGGTTGTAATTGGCTATATGATGACAATCGCAAACTTAAATCAAAGTCTCATGGAAGCCAAAGCCAGCTagcaagaagaaaaatgcatgaTTACCAAGTTACTTTCAAAAATGGCAATTGCCAACAGACTAAATAATTTTTTGTGGAATAATCAATGACAGGTTACACACATGATATGTTCAGCAGTCACACTACATTTAAATACAAACGGCCTGAGTGTTGATATGGCATTTGATGTGGTGGAATAGTAAGATAATTTATCATTTAAAACGTGCTGCTATTCCTTGTTCTAAGCAAAGGATATGTTACTTTCCATTCCTTGCAATTGCAACAAATCTGAACAAATATAACTTCAAGACATAAAATATGCCCTTAGCATATAGTTCTATCAATTAAAATTTGTCCCCAATGATTAATTGTGCCCTCCTCACTGATTAATCAgcttgcagcccaaacctaactgggCTTTACAACAGAGGTCTGCTGTTGTAAATTAGTCATAGTGGTGCACCCAGGGCAGGTAAGCAGGtacagtgggaggaatggggtggggatggggaggaattaAAAGTGCAGTCTTAGGCACTTACTgagaagtcctactgagttcaatgggacttactcccaggtgtacATGGATTGGATTGTGGCCAAGTACTCTGaacaataataatactacaggtatttatatactgcctttcttggtcatcagatttctcctcagactttgattcaaggcggtttacataggcaggctgtttaaatccccgtagggatttttacaattaaagaaaggttctatctttcaagaaccacacaacatttcagatggaacttttgcggtctgttatcactttctggcctcctcccacacaggctgacaagcagctccttccaaagagcaggtggaataactcagctcagcttgtcagctgcttcaaggtctcgccattcatggtgccggtggcctcaaactggcaaccttcagatgttatcttcaggcaattggaggctctagaccagacctcctgcccagatattGCATTTGTTTGAAGAGTTGGTAGCACATTTGTAGTTTATTTGGGGGAGATACGGGCGTCTTCTTTCAAGGTCCTGCCACATTTGCAGTTACTCCAGTGTTCCCTCCACGGCTGGAGGTATCTAGTGTGAAATGTGATTGTCCCTCTTTTTGCTAGTACTGCTGGTGCTATTGGAGTGGAGCACAAAATGGGAAATCAATTTTTGTGAAAAACTTAAATCCTTGCAAAACACATCTGCTTATTTAACAATCTGGGAGGAGGAACCTGCAAAATGGGGCAAAAAGATTTGTGACATCATCATAAAGTCATATTTGATGGGCTACACAGCATCATGACAATGCAGCCTgttcagagtgagggcaatgcttTCCGCCCTCACTCTGTGCTGGCTTCGAGATGTTCTGGAAATGTGGCATTAAGCAGATGTGTAACAGTCATCTTGCCTCGTGACCAGATGCTCCACACAACTATCTCTTTACCAGCGGTGCTGCTAcgagggtgtgggccacacctggTGAAGCGCATGGgggaggagggtgacaccactactggccaaaattttttaaatcttggtatttttgaataataccattatgttacatatcatttgatgcataatttcatgcagaattcaatgaaacaaaccgcattgaaatatctcgattatatcaaaagttatagccaaaaaaccagcaagggtgaggcaatggtgcatcaacaTGTCCATTGCTGGGGTGTTAcctcgcccactgcatgagagaaaGTCCATTATAGAGTGGCGtgttggcctcctgcaccagttgACGTAAGCCCTAGTGTCACCACTGCTCAGTACATGAATGCAGAGAAACTACACAAGGATATCTACAGTGCCAAAATTGTTGTCTGAAGCTAAACTGAGTCCTCTGTGCATATGTGGTCATTCTTAAGATACCCGCtgactgcctttttttttctttgcctcttCTTTTGTTGTTCCTGAAGACAACGGGGATCATTCATATGTGCCTTATACAACTCACTTCCAGCTGGAGGTCAGTAAAATATCTACTTTTCATTTTTAGTATTAGTCGGATTTGTAATCATTCAGCCTCATTTTTTAGTCAAACAGCCTGAAGGGGAACTTCAAAACTTGTGTGTAATTAGACATTTGGAAAAAAAGGCAGCTGCTGCTAATATAAGATTAGCTAGGTTTGGGTCTTTATGGGACGAATCTCAGGATATATGCACTTTAAAATACCATAATACAGGCTGGGTCTTGTTATTCATGaggtttccattcccagaactcacctggatggcaaaaatcgcaataaagcaaatccattttaaaaaaatgtccctttgctgggcagTTTAAAAAAGCActtgcttgcctttgtgatgtaagacagagtcattaggcagacagtccatccatcagtctctctccaggcgcttagaaaggcttcactctgagccagtaacccctcccttcacccagagcacagcgcctggaaagaatgcaaagtgataatcattctttcatgtgctcagggggaagggaggggttgcttgccttggagtgaagctggagTGAAATGCCTAGAGAGaggatgattgatggattgtcagctggctgccctctctcgcattaaagaggctattgttaaatgactttttccctttaattgaaagggcccttctcattgtgtattgagataaaaccgcaagtgaaaaatctgtggataattaggttatacctgcaactctcccttttttttttctttactccaGACGCTTGAGTCTCGACAGGATTTCTCCATCCCACGGCCTAAAACTCGGCCCAGCCCATACCAAGAGTATTCTGGAGGGAAAGGTCTCAAGTAAACCCTCCACAAAGTACTCCAGAGCGGCAGTGCAGAATCATCGGAGGTGCTGCTGGAAATCACTATGTATAAATCGGTGCTTTGGTTTTACTGAAACAAGGACAGACCTCAGTGCTACAGTGGATGAAGGAAGatggtctcttccccccccccacaagccttttTATTTGTCTGCACATGTAGCACTTTATACGTCTTCATTCATCCAGTTCCTTTATTTAGTGGACCTCTGTGGCTTCTTTCAGTTCTGCTGAGGCTTCTTTTCCTCAGCATTCTGTACAAACTCATTTTTTCCTTGTGATATGTGAGTAGGATAAAGATGTCCTATCCTATTTATGAAACGAGCTGAAAGAAACAGGAGCGAAGACTTAAGGGATGATTCTTGGCCCAGGCCACATCTCTGAGTTGCCTATCTATGTATACCTATGTATTTGTCCTctttgcattctggagcactgaaaTGAGCAGGAAGTTCAGTGATAACTTCCTGCTGGTAAGTGGCCTGCCAGTGAATCTTCTTCGTCTCGTTACATGTTCGTGATTGAATTCTAGGTCCAGATACGGAGGTGTCATTTTCCATTGTAATGGTCACTATTCATTGAGAGGTCTATGAAGGGGTTAATCCTGTTTCAAAGGATCTGCATCAGGGGCTACTGCCACAcctttgtggcaatgaattccatccTTCAGCAACTTCCCGCTCTCTTGACTAAAGTGAGAGTCCAGGGAGTCTAAGTAGCTACCTTGAAAAAGCAAATTCTTTTTTTCAGGGCTTAAGCCATGACTCCTGCCATGAAGATGGCATGGCTCTCATAGGCctcagcagcaacagctgctgggCAAGCACAAgtgagaagccagtgtgaaacaTAGATGGAAGAGAGGTAGGTGGACTGAGGCATATCCATCTCTCTCCAAAACTGCACTGTATACATGTCACCATATTGATCCCAGGAAATATAGGCAAGTCTATACACAGAGCACTTCCTCAGACTTCTTCCTAAAGAAGTCTGTACACGCGAGCCTCCTGCATACTGATTTCTTGTCCTCATTCTTAGTGCACTGCAGACCACTCTAGTATTGATTCATGCATTTCCCCTCCATCACAAAAGAAGAAGACAGGGCACGTACATTTCTCCTCCCCAGCAGCGATTGTGTGGAGAGGCCCCCTGGGCTATGTGCTTCGTAATCAGCTCTGTATTGCATCTGTAGACAGTTGCAGAAAAACACAGAGAGCTCTCAGTGTGTGGGAACATTGTATGACAGTAGCCGAAACAGCtaatttctagaggaaaacatGAGATGATGTCTATCATCTGTGACATGACATGAAACCCAATCCTAGCATCTGTTTGCAAGGGGTCCTAGAAAAGCTACCCATTCACCTCCTGGCTATCCCCTGATAGCATATTGGGCACTTCTACTACCAACATGTCTGAGGTTTCTAGATAGCCATTGGCCCTTGGCCAGGACCTAAACCAACAGATCCATGACACTATCCCTGTTTCAGCTTTTTGTGAGACAGAAAGTTACAGGGCCTTGAGTGCATTCTTAACATTCTTGCTTTGGAGGTTGTAATGAATAAGGACTAGGAAGAGAAAACTGGGGAACAAGGTAGCGGGtggaatgcagtggcagccactaAGTGGCTTAGCAATGTTCCTTAGAGGTCAGCATGTCAGGGTAAACTGCAGCTAGTGAAGAAACTCCAGACAGATGGGTCAGATCTTAAAGAAATCCATATATAACCAAGAAAAACAAGGCACGGCCCAGCCAGAATTAAGCTCTTTTATATATCATTGGTTTCAATGGGGCATGTTAAGGGTGTGTTTACTTTGCTCCTGCTGAAacaaaagtgcttaactttggctggatgtAGCCCCTAAGCCTATGGGAAAGGGgtgttcaggttttttttttttgcttaagtGTTTGTAACtgtattataatatttatttgtttatttcctATCCTACACTGAGCACATGGCCAGcatttaataaataattatatatcgTGTGTTGTTGTTCGTTGGTTTCTGTTTATGAAGAATGCTCAT is a genomic window of Tiliqua scincoides isolate rTilSci1 unplaced genomic scaffold, rTilSci1.hap2 HAP2_SCAFFOLD_159, whole genome shotgun sequence containing:
- the LOC136635944 gene encoding retinoic acid-induced protein 3-like, with product MASPPSGCGNIGSDYYLLCDTDKDWGIILESLATAGAVVSIILIFVLLFLICKTQDNTKRSLIPVQFLFLLGTLGIFGLTFAFIIRLNENTAPTRYFLFGVLFALCFACLLAHAFDLIKLVRGKTRLSALVLLVIAISLTIVQIIIAIQYVAINISALRSLKQNEMDEERRSDFLLLLIYVLFLMALLFVVSMFVFCGSYKRWKRHGAHIFVTILFSIAIWVAWITVLLRGKPDSVKRSDWDDPVISIALVVNGWVFLIMYVVPELCFLTSPRRPGDYPPENNFCQPKVLKKTSGVENQAYAQEVNAQDNGDHSYVPYTTHFQLETLESRQDFSIPRPKTRPSPYQEYSGGKGLK